In the genome of Nerophis lumbriciformis linkage group LG32, RoL_Nlum_v2.1, whole genome shotgun sequence, one region contains:
- the LOC133574517 gene encoding uncharacterized protein, with protein MSGPPEWIAVWVWVTLVTLARLGQTHTGTNGDVHGCPDAGFFPAPVWKFLAVSGRAGGALDLGRPRFRCGDTTLSVRVSLIRHSKARLPDGRRLLALHDACAASVRSFGPWLLLKLPYSSCHLHATVSNGRHFHQLEVHYFDSLLQTNIIGVASCENPATAVKLTPPLVLCSPTQIIVKVPMGTKLIRVKDLGNDGDIRTTISTSNAGAVFVQISTPANMSSIMEMILLDSLGDMSTMLAACNNATTQSGRTRQPRSVQQLHMHERGGVEARNVETYNPETQACATPVTRVSHDDAHIFELWGYDEIPQRPYTVDNTGDTTCDQMPASLTPTPLGKIDTSPEVACAATTSTASTSLFTGTCSPPASTHTTTTNLCQILPAITPVALCPSAAMASTSVALSSCATHDVPSIQYFDWPTYESSNWPTSESRTTPPEKNSPVVPSTKSSNWPTPHQSTTAATTSPVLQSSKSSNWPTPTESTATTPDTSTYVRSPNTLVTPSETASPSKMTSHEIQSTKSSNWPTPTELTTTPSETTNPDIPSTKSSNWQTPLESTTTTPEITSPDAPRTKTSNWPITPESTATTPDTSTYVRSPNTLVTPSQTAPPSKMTSHEIQSTKSSNWPTTPESTATTPDTSTYVRSPNTLVTPSETASQSTKSSNWPTPTEITTTPSETTNPDIPSTKSSNWQTPLESTTTTPEITSPDAPRTKTSNWPITPESTATTPDTSTYVRSPNTLVTPSQTAPPSKMTSHEIQSSKSSNWPTPPESTATTPDTSTYVRSPNTLVTPSETAPPSKMTSHEIQSTKSSNWPTPTELTTTPSETTNPDIPSTKSSNWQTPLESTTTTPEITSPDAPRTKTSNWPITPESTATTPDTSTYVRSPNTLVTPSQTAQPSKMTSHEIQSTKSSNWPTPPESTATTPDTSTYVRSPNTLVTPSETASPSKMTSHEIQSTKSSNWPTPTELTTTPSETTNPHIPSTKSSNWQTPLESTTTTPEITSPDAPRTKTSNWPITPESTATTPDTSTYVRSPNTLVTPSQTAPPSKMTSHEIQSTKSSNWPTPPESTATTPDTSTYVRSPNTLVTPSETAPPSKMTSHEIQSTKSSNWPTPTELTTTPSETTNPDIPSTKSSNWQTPLESTTTTPEITSPDAPRTKTSNWPISPESTATTPDTSTYVRSPNTLVTPSETASLSKMTSHEIQSTKSSNWPTPTELTTPSETTNPDIPSTKSSNWQTPLESTTTTPEITSPDKLHHLQK; from the exons ATGTCGGGGCCTCCCGAGTGGATTGCGGTTTGGGTTTGGGTCACCTTGGTGACTCTAGCCCGCCTCGGTCAGACACACACCGGGACAAACGGTGACGTCCACGGATGTCCAGACGCGGGATTCTTCCCGGCCCCCGTGTGGAAGTTCCTGGCAG TGTCAGGACGCGCAGGAGGCGCTTTGGACTTGGGTCGGCCGCGGTTCCGTTGCGGCGACACGACGCTTTCTGTGCGCGTGTCCCTCATCCGACACTCCAAAGCGCGCCTCCCAG acggGAGGAGGCTGCTGGCGCTGCACGACGCATGCGCGGCTTCTGTTCGGAGTTTCGGTCCGTGGCTGCTGCTCAAGCTGCCGTACAGCAGCTGTCACCTGCACGCCACG GTGTCAAATGGAAGACATTTTCACCAGCTGGAAGTCCATTATTTTGACAGTCTGCTGCAGACTAACATCATAGGTGTGgcttcctgtgagaatcctgccacCGCCGTGAAACTGACACCGCCATTGGTCCTGTGCAGCCCAACACAAATAATTGTCAAAGTGCCTATGGGGACCAAATTGATAAGGGTTAAAGATCTGGGAAATGACGGTGACATCCGCACTACGATCAGCACGTCTAATGCAGGTGCTGTGTTTGTGCAGATCTCTACACCAGCTAATATG AGTTCCATTATGGAAATGATTCTTTTGGACTCTCTCGGGGACATGTCCACCATGCTGGCAGCTTGTAACAACGCAACCACACAAAGTGGACGAACACGTCAGCCAAGATCTGTGCAGCAACTTCACATGCATGAACGAGGAGGTGTCGAGGCCAGGAATGTTGAAACTTACAACCCAGAAACGCAAGCATGTGCGACCCCTGTAACACGGGTGTCACATGACGATGCCCATATCTTTGAGTTGTGGGGTTATGATGAAATTCCTCAACGGCCATATACTGTAGACAATACAGGCGACACAACATGTGATCAAATGCCTGCTAGCCTTACACCAACTCCTTTGGGCAAAATTGACACTTCGCCTGAAGTGGCCTGTGCCGCAACTACCTCAACTGCAAGCACAAGTCTGTTCACTGGCACCTGTTCACCCCCAGCATCAACACATACCACTACTACGAATCTATGTCAAATTCTGCCTGCAATTACCCCTGTCGCCCTGTGCCCCTCAGCAGCAATGGCTTCTACTTCTGTGGCGCTGAGTAGTTGTGCTACTCATGATGTACCAAGCATCCAATATTTTGATTGGCCAACATATGAATCTTCTAATTGGCCAACATCTGAATCAAGAACTACTCCACCAGAAAAAAACAGTCCTGTTGTACCAAGCACCAAATCTTCTAATTGGCCAACGCCTCATCAATCAACAACAGCAGCAACAACCAGTCCTGTTCTACAAAGCAGCAAATCTTCCAATTGGCCAACACCGACTGAATCAACAGCTACTACACCAGACACAAGTACTTATGTGCGAAGCCCTAATACTCTTGTGACACCTTCAGAAACTGCATCACCGTCAAAAATGACCAGTCATGAGATACAAAGCACCAAATCTTCTAATTGGCCAACACCGACTGAATTAACAACTACACCATCAGAAACAACCAATCCTGATATACCAAGCACCAAAAGTTCTAATTGGCAGACACCTCTCGAATCAACAACTACAACACCAGAAATAACCAGTCCTGATGCACCAAGGACCAAAACTTCTAATTGGCCAATAACTCCTGAATCAACAGCTACTACACCAGACACAAGTACTTATGTGCGAAGCCCTAATACTCTTGTGACACCTTCACAAACTGCACCACCGTCAAAAATGACCAGTCATGAGATACAAAGCACCAAATCTTCCAATTGGCCAACAACTCCTGAATCAACAGCTACTACACCAGACACAAGTACTTATGTGCGAAGCCCTAATACTCTTGTGACACCTTCAGAAACTGCATCACAAAGCACCAAATCTTCTAATTGGCCAACACCGACTGAAATAACAACTACACCATCAGAAACAACCAATCCTGATATACCAAGCACCAAAAGTTCTAATTGGCAGACACCTCTCGAATCAACAACTACAACACCAGAAATAACCAGTCCTGATGCACCAAGGACCAAAACTTCTAATTGGCCAATAACTCCTGAATCAACAGCTACTACACCAGACACAAGTACTTATGTGCGAAGCCCTAATACTCTTGTGACACCTTCACAAACTGCACCACCGTCAAAAATGACCAGTCATGAGATACAAAGCAGCAAATCTTCCAATTGGCCAACACCTCCTGAATCAACAGCTACTACACCAGACACAAGTACTTATGTGCGAAGCCCTAATACTCTTGTGACACCTTCAGAAACTGCACCACCGTCAAAAATGACCAGTCATGAGATACAAAGCACCAAATCTTCTAATTGGCCAACACCGACTGAATTAACAACTACACCATCAGAAACAACCAATCCTGATATACCAAGCACCAAAAGTTCTAATTGGCAGACACCTCTCGAATCAACAACTACAACACCAGAAATAACCAGTCCTGATGCACCAAGGACCAAAACTTCTAATTGGCCAATAACTCCTGAATCAACAGCTACTACACCAGACACAAGTACTTATGTGCGAAGCCCTAATACTCTTGTGACACCTTCACAAACTGCACAACCGTCAAAAATGACCAGTCATGAGATACAAAGCACCAAATCTTCCAATTGGCCAACACCTCCTGAATCAACAGCTACTACACCAGACACAAGTACTTATGTGCGAAGCCCTAATACTCTTGTGACACCTTCAGAAACTGCATCACCGTCAAAAATGACCAGTCATGAGATACAAAGCACCAAATCTTCTAATTGGCCAACACCGACTGAATTAACAACTACACCATCAGAAACAACCAATCCTCATATACCAAGCACCAAAAGTTCTAATTGGCAGACACCTCTCGAATCAACAACTACAACACCAGAAATAACCAGTCCTGATGCACCAAGGACCAAAACTTCTAATTGGCCAATAACTCCTGAATCAACAGCTACTACACCAGACACAAGTACTTATGTGCGAAGCCCTAATACTCTTGTGACACCTTCACAAACTGCACCACCGTCAAAAATGACCAGTCATGAGATACAAAGCACCAAATCTTCTAATTGGCCAACACCTCCTGAATCAACAGCTACTACACCAGACACAAGTACTTATGTGCGAAGCCCTAATACTCTTGTGACACCTTCAGAAACTGCACCACCTTCAAAAATGACCAGTCATGAGATACAAAGCACCAAATCTTCTAATTGGCCAACACCGACTGAATTAACAACTACACCATCAGAAACAACCAATCCTGATATACCAAGCACCAAAAGTTCTAATTGGCAGACACCTCTCGAATCAACAACTACAACACCAGAAATAACCAGTCCTGATGCACCAAGGACCAAAACTTCTAATTGGCCAATATCTCCTGAATCAACAGCTACTACACCAGACACAAGTACTTATGTGCGAAGCCCTAATACTCTTGTGACACCTTCAGAAACTGCATCACTGTCAAAAATGACCAGTCATGAGATACAAAGCACCAAATCTTCTAATTGGCCAACACCGACTGAATTAACTACACCATCAGAAACAACCAATCCTGATATACCAAGCACCAAAAGTTCTAATTGGCAGACACCTCTCGAATCAACAACTACAACACCAGAAATAACCAGTCCTGAT AAACTGCACCACCTTCAAAAATGA